The following proteins are encoded in a genomic region of Dialister hominis:
- a CDS encoding O-antigen ligase family protein, with translation MGLFGLMHKACSREHVLYLLYLTLFLIPLNPFLFYAPLIPALILWLVNWRTSKEVSLRVPPYWGAGAVFLACSLLSTAVSKDSFFSIFNWSLQPLLYAAVYLMVFSTIRTVREKEKALYAFLAGALCVAAYGFFQYADAHDMAKDLTAQSWVDPERFPLLRRRMYSTLENPNLLGAYLLMIISALSSFFLYEKKGRRKYIFGIVLLVLLTCLALTYSRGAWVAAGGIVAGLAIFHDKRFGLLFLLVPIGLLFYHGQIAERFLSLFRGDDTSVDLRFALWESTRAMIEEHPLLGIGWGSYLLAYPDYNFFIQNDNVLIFHAHNMYLNMLAEVGIPGGLAFLAAFFAQGIIAYRIFKGGETAFDRAMGLGGMLAVILIAIISFGDHVLFSRSVSFCFWSLAGLWASCISHANEK, from the coding sequence ATGGGTCTTTTTGGCCTGATGCATAAAGCATGCTCGCGCGAGCATGTCCTCTATCTTTTATATTTGACGCTGTTCCTGATTCCGCTGAATCCATTCCTTTTCTATGCGCCCCTCATCCCGGCCCTCATCCTGTGGCTGGTCAACTGGCGTACATCAAAGGAAGTGTCCCTCCGCGTCCCTCCATACTGGGGAGCAGGAGCCGTCTTTTTAGCGTGTTCGCTTCTGTCCACGGCCGTATCCAAGGACAGCTTCTTCTCGATTTTCAACTGGTCGCTCCAGCCGCTTCTTTATGCGGCTGTCTATCTCATGGTCTTTTCCACGATCCGTACGGTCAGGGAAAAGGAAAAGGCGCTCTATGCCTTCCTGGCAGGTGCTCTCTGTGTAGCCGCTTACGGTTTCTTCCAGTATGCGGATGCCCATGACATGGCAAAGGATCTTACCGCGCAGAGCTGGGTCGATCCGGAGCGTTTCCCGCTTCTCCGCCGCCGCATGTATTCGACGCTGGAGAATCCGAACCTTCTGGGCGCTTACCTTCTGATGATCATCAGTGCGCTTTCCTCTTTCTTCCTCTATGAGAAGAAGGGGAGAAGAAAGTACATTTTCGGAATCGTCCTGCTGGTGCTCCTTACCTGCCTGGCGCTTACCTATTCCAGAGGCGCGTGGGTGGCAGCCGGCGGCATCGTGGCAGGCCTTGCCATTTTCCATGATAAGAGATTCGGTCTTTTATTCCTGCTCGTTCCGATTGGCCTTCTCTTTTATCACGGACAGATTGCCGAACGTTTCCTTTCCCTTTTCAGAGGGGATGACACGTCCGTCGATCTTCGCTTCGCTCTCTGGGAAAGCACGAGAGCCATGATTGAAGAACATCCTCTTCTGGGCATCGGCTGGGGATCGTATCTCCTCGCATACCCGGATTACAATTTCTTTATACAGAATGACAATGTACTGATTTTCCATGCACACAACATGTACCTGAACATGCTGGCCGAAGTAGGGATCCCGGGTGGCCTTGCATTCCTGGCTGCTTTCTTTGCGCAGGGTATCATCGCCTACAGGATTTTCAAAGGGGGAGAGACTGCCTTTGACCGTGCCATGGGCCTAGGCGGCATGCTTGCCGTCATCTTGATTGCCATTATCAGCTTCGGAGACCATGTACTTTTTAGCCGTTCCGTATCATTTTGTTTCTGGAGTCTGGCGGGTTTGTGGGCTTCATGCATAAGTCATGCAAACGAAAAATAG
- the upp gene encoding uracil phosphoribosyltransferase, whose product MQIHIIDHPLIQHKLTIMRSKETSSSEFRRLLQEITLLMGYEITRDLPLEDVEVETPLEKMRGRRVAGKKVGIVPILRAGFGMVDGLLELMPSARVGVIGLYRDPETSKPIEYYCKLPDVDNRDFIIVDPMLATGGSAVAAINMMKEKGVKNIKFMCLVSAPEGVEVVNQAHPDVPIYTAALDRQLDDHNYILPGLGDAGDRIFGTK is encoded by the coding sequence ATGCAGATTCATATTATTGATCACCCGCTCATTCAACACAAACTCACGATCATGCGGTCCAAGGAAACAAGCTCCAGCGAGTTCCGCCGCCTGCTCCAGGAAATTACACTCCTCATGGGTTATGAAATCACCCGTGATCTTCCGCTCGAAGACGTCGAAGTGGAGACCCCGCTCGAAAAGATGCGCGGCCGCCGCGTAGCCGGCAAGAAAGTCGGCATCGTTCCGATCCTCCGCGCAGGCTTCGGCATGGTGGACGGCCTTCTTGAACTGATGCCGTCTGCAAGAGTCGGCGTTATCGGCCTCTACCGCGATCCGGAAACATCCAAGCCGATCGAATACTACTGCAAGCTGCCGGATGTGGACAACCGCGATTTCATCATCGTCGACCCGATGCTCGCAACCGGCGGAAGCGCTGTCGCAGCCATCAACATGATGAAGGAAAAAGGCGTAAAGAACATTAAGTTCATGTGCCTCGTATCCGCACCGGAAGGCGTTGAAGTCGTCAACCAGGCTCATCCTGATGTGCCGATCTACACAGCTGCCCTCGATCGTCAGCTCGATGATCATAACTACATCCTCCCAGGTCTCGGCGATGCCGGCGACCGTATCTTCGGAACCAAGTAA
- a CDS encoding VOC family protein, giving the protein MAFKVLCVDHVGVAVKDLALIKQQMKDILGLDPSLPDETVEDQHVTTSFFKPSPQTEACELEFLGSTTPDGPIARFIEKSNGGKNGFQHVALRVDDIEACLADLQAKEVPLIDKKWRVGAGGCHIAFLHPKATGLLLELTERPGGPSFNK; this is encoded by the coding sequence ATGGCATTCAAAGTTTTGTGTGTCGATCATGTAGGCGTAGCTGTTAAAGACCTGGCTCTTATTAAACAGCAGATGAAAGACATTCTGGGACTGGATCCATCCCTGCCGGATGAAACCGTTGAAGATCAGCATGTAACAACAAGCTTCTTCAAACCATCCCCGCAGACCGAAGCTTGCGAACTCGAATTCTTGGGTTCCACAACTCCGGATGGCCCGATCGCTCGTTTCATTGAAAAATCTAACGGCGGCAAGAACGGCTTCCAGCATGTTGCTCTTCGTGTTGACGACATCGAAGCATGCCTCGCAGATCTGCAGGCTAAAGAAGTTCCGCTCATCGACAAGAAATGGCGTGTCGGTGCAGGCGGCTGTCATATCGCATTCTTGCATCCAAAGGCTACCGGCCTTCTGCTTGAACTGACAGAACGCCCTGGCGGCCCGTCCTTCAATAAATAA
- the mmdA gene encoding methylmalonyl-CoA decarboxylase subunit alpha produces the protein MATVEERIELLHKKLAHVEAMGGEKHIEKQHAKGKLTARERLALLFDEGTFVEVNALVKSRCHNFGQEKKDLPGEGVVTGYGTVDGRLVFAFAQDFTVEGGSLGEMHAAKIVHVNELALKVGAPCVGLNDSGGARIQEAVDALSGYGKIFWCNTIASGVIPQISAIMGPSAGGAVYSPALTDFIYMVKKTSQMFLTGPAVVESVTGEKITAEALGGAMTHNRTSGVAQFAAENDEDCIKQIRYLLSFLPSNNMEDAPIVETGDDPTRTDPALDTIMPESSNAPYNMYDVLKSIVDNGEYYDVAKEFAKNIITCFARMDGQTVGIIANQPAFMAGCLDYNASDKAARFIRFCDCFNIPVLNVVDVPGFLPGKQQEYAGVIRHGAKMLFAYCEATVPKITMILRKAYGGSYIAMCSREQGADQVFAWPTAEIAVMGPAGAANIIFKKDPNKEERTKEYVEEFATPYKAAERGYVDAVIDPRNTRPTIINALKMLASKHEVHPAKKHGNIPL, from the coding sequence ATGGCAACTGTTGAAGAAAGAATTGAACTTCTCCATAAGAAACTCGCTCATGTTGAGGCTATGGGTGGCGAAAAACATATTGAAAAACAGCATGCAAAAGGCAAACTGACTGCTCGTGAAAGACTCGCTCTTCTGTTTGATGAAGGCACTTTCGTTGAAGTCAATGCCCTCGTAAAATCCCGCTGCCACAACTTCGGCCAGGAAAAGAAAGATCTCCCGGGCGAAGGCGTTGTAACAGGTTACGGCACTGTTGATGGAAGATTGGTATTTGCATTCGCTCAGGACTTCACCGTTGAAGGCGGCTCCCTTGGTGAAATGCACGCTGCAAAGATCGTTCACGTAAATGAACTGGCTCTCAAAGTCGGTGCACCTTGCGTAGGCCTGAACGATTCCGGCGGAGCTCGTATTCAGGAAGCTGTCGATGCCCTCTCCGGCTACGGCAAGATTTTCTGGTGCAACACCATCGCTTCCGGCGTAATCCCGCAGATTTCTGCAATCATGGGACCGTCCGCAGGCGGCGCTGTTTACTCCCCGGCTCTGACCGACTTCATTTACATGGTTAAGAAAACATCCCAGATGTTCCTGACCGGCCCGGCTGTCGTTGAATCCGTCACCGGCGAAAAGATCACCGCTGAAGCTCTCGGCGGCGCTATGACCCATAACCGTACATCCGGCGTAGCTCAGTTCGCAGCTGAAAACGACGAAGACTGCATTAAACAGATTCGTTACCTGCTCAGCTTCCTCCCGAGCAACAACATGGAAGACGCTCCGATCGTAGAAACCGGAGACGATCCGACCAGAACTGATCCAGCTCTGGACACCATTATGCCGGAAAGCTCCAATGCACCGTACAATATGTATGATGTACTGAAATCCATTGTTGATAATGGCGAATACTACGATGTAGCTAAGGAATTCGCAAAGAACATCATCACCTGCTTCGCTCGTATGGACGGACAGACTGTTGGTATCATTGCTAACCAGCCAGCATTCATGGCAGGCTGCCTTGACTACAACGCATCCGATAAAGCAGCTCGCTTCATTCGTTTCTGCGACTGCTTCAACATTCCGGTTCTGAACGTTGTCGACGTTCCTGGCTTCCTGCCTGGCAAACAGCAGGAATATGCTGGCGTAATTCGTCACGGCGCTAAGATGCTGTTCGCATACTGCGAAGCTACAGTTCCGAAGATCACCATGATTCTGCGTAAAGCTTACGGCGGCTCCTACATCGCTATGTGCTCCCGTGAACAGGGCGCTGACCAGGTATTCGCTTGGCCAACCGCTGAAATCGCAGTTATGGGACCTGCAGGCGCAGCTAACATCATCTTCAAGAAAGACCCGAACAAAGAAGAACGCACAAAGGAATATGTCGAGGAATTCGCTACTCCTTACAAAGCTGCAGAACGTGGCTATGTAGATGCAGTAATCGATCCAAGAAATACCCGCCCGACAATCATCAATGCACTGAAGATGCTTGCTTCCAAGCACGAAGTACATCCGGCAAAGAAACACGGAAACATTCCGCTCTAA
- a CDS encoding cupin domain-containing protein: protein MEEKQFIRHLPRASVLTLKDQISYQEGQIASKTLAQNKNVSLTLFAFDKDEEISSHQSTGDAMIQVLEGKARIMVGKEFFEVSEGESILMPHDVDHAVYALEPMKMCLTVVFPYER, encoded by the coding sequence ATGGAGGAAAAGCAATTTATTCGCCATTTACCCAGAGCATCCGTGCTCACTTTGAAGGATCAGATCTCCTATCAGGAAGGTCAGATCGCAAGCAAGACGCTGGCGCAAAACAAAAACGTCAGCCTAACCCTCTTTGCCTTTGATAAAGACGAAGAGATCAGCTCTCATCAGTCCACGGGCGATGCCATGATCCAGGTACTGGAAGGAAAAGCTCGCATCATGGTCGGCAAGGAATTCTTCGAGGTTTCCGAAGGAGAATCCATACTGATGCCTCATGACGTAGACCATGCAGTCTATGCGCTGGAACCAATGAAAATGTGTTTGACCGTTGTATTCCCTTATGAAAGATGA
- a CDS encoding succinate CoA transferase, with product MIDTNDSEFLSRIEDKSLLSKVMPGAAAAAMINAGDIIGISGFTPCGYPKITMHELAERMKQTPFQVDIWTGASTGSQIDTELVAVNGVRVRMPYQTNANLRKAINNGQVSYYDLHLSHVAQQVRAGFFTNVKGERVTGPDFAVVEACKIGPNGEIYPTTAIGNSPVYVDTAKKVIVEVNTTQPLGLVGMADIYMRKNPPHCEPIPILHAGDRIGKPYIKCDPSKIVAIVPCDMPDVTRALAPLDDDAEAMGNNLVEFLTNEVKHGRLPENLLPLQSGVGNVANAVIHGLVESRFKNLSVYTEVIQDGMFELIDKDKIDMISGTSLSPSPEGLKRFYDNIEKYNKKIVLRPQEISNNGEVVRRIGVIGMNTALEMDIYGHVNSTHVTGTKLMNGIGGSGDFARNAFLSCFFCHSSAKGGKISAVVPMCSHVDHTEHDTHVFISEQGVADVRGLSPKERAKVIINNVAHPSYRDQLMDYYERAVAACGHSQTPHILPEAFKFHESLAETGDMHFKK from the coding sequence ATGATCGACACCAATGATAGTGAATTCCTTAGCAGGATTGAGGACAAGAGCCTTCTCTCCAAGGTCATGCCAGGCGCAGCAGCTGCAGCTATGATCAATGCAGGGGACATCATCGGTATTTCCGGATTTACGCCATGCGGCTATCCGAAAATTACAATGCATGAACTCGCAGAACGCATGAAACAGACCCCGTTCCAGGTAGATATCTGGACAGGCGCTTCCACCGGTTCCCAGATCGATACCGAACTGGTTGCTGTAAACGGCGTCAGAGTTCGTATGCCTTACCAGACAAACGCTAACCTGAGGAAAGCCATCAACAATGGCCAGGTAAGCTACTATGACCTGCATCTGTCTCATGTAGCACAGCAGGTTCGTGCTGGCTTCTTCACCAACGTTAAAGGCGAACGCGTAACCGGCCCGGACTTCGCAGTCGTTGAAGCATGCAAGATCGGACCGAACGGCGAAATCTACCCGACAACCGCTATCGGCAACTCTCCGGTATACGTAGACACCGCTAAGAAAGTCATTGTCGAAGTTAACACCACTCAGCCACTCGGCCTCGTAGGCATGGCTGATATTTACATGCGTAAGAACCCGCCGCACTGCGAACCGATTCCGATTCTCCACGCTGGCGACCGTATCGGCAAACCGTACATCAAATGCGATCCGTCCAAGATCGTAGCTATCGTTCCATGCGATATGCCAGACGTAACCCGTGCACTGGCTCCGCTCGATGACGACGCTGAAGCAATGGGCAACAACCTTGTAGAATTCCTGACCAACGAAGTTAAACATGGCAGACTTCCGGAAAACCTGCTCCCGCTGCAGTCTGGCGTAGGCAACGTTGCTAATGCAGTTATCCATGGCCTCGTTGAATCCCGGTTCAAGAACCTGTCCGTATACACCGAAGTTATCCAGGACGGCATGTTCGAGCTGATCGACAAAGACAAGATCGACATGATTTCCGGTACTTCCCTGTCTCCATCTCCGGAAGGCCTGAAACGTTTCTACGACAACATCGAAAAATACAACAAGAAGATCGTTCTGCGTCCGCAGGAAATCTCCAACAACGGTGAAGTTGTTCGTCGTATCGGCGTTATCGGCATGAACACGGCTCTTGAAATGGATATTTACGGCCACGTAAACTCCACACATGTAACAGGCACCAAGCTGATGAACGGTATCGGCGGTTCCGGCGACTTCGCTCGTAACGCATTCCTGTCCTGCTTCTTCTGCCACAGCTCCGCTAAGGGCGGCAAGATCTCCGCAGTTGTTCCGATGTGCTCCCATGTTGACCACACCGAACACGATACCCATGTATTCATCTCTGAACAGGGTGTCGCAGATGTTCGCGGCCTGAGCCCGAAGGAAAGAGCAAAGGTTATCATCAACAACGTTGCTCATCCGTCCTACAGAGATCAGCTCATGGACTACTATGAAAGAGCAGTTGCCGCATGCGGCCACAGCCAGACCCCGCACATTCTTCCGGAAGCTTTCAAATTCCATGAAAGCCTGGCAGAAACCGGCGATATGCACTTCAAGAAATAA
- the meaB gene encoding methylmalonyl Co-A mutase-associated GTPase MeaB, translating into MEFSMKDFWNGNRRALARAITIVENERDGYEDIMKDIYHHTGRAQVIGITGAPGAGKSTLSDALIKQFRKQGKTVGIVAVDPTSPFSGGAILGDRIRMNDLTLDKGVYIRSMGTRGSLGGLSRKTADAVKLMDAFGLDVIFIETVGVGQSEVDIVKNADTTLVVLVPGLGDDIQAIKAGILEIGDVFVINKCDRDGADRLNVEIEMMLDLGEAQNWRPPIERTIANKDQGVEDVVTALGDHRKYLEESGLLEERRRERARSEMLEMIHDRISRHIEENLSKTGEFNGYVEDVFERKTDPFTVVDSIVGKIFK; encoded by the coding sequence ATGGAATTTTCTATGAAGGATTTTTGGAATGGAAATAGACGCGCCTTAGCGAGAGCAATTACCATCGTTGAAAACGAACGTGATGGTTATGAAGATATCATGAAAGATATCTATCACCATACCGGTCGTGCTCAGGTCATCGGTATCACTGGTGCGCCTGGTGCGGGTAAGAGCACACTGTCTGATGCCCTCATAAAGCAGTTTCGCAAACAGGGTAAAACAGTAGGCATCGTCGCTGTCGATCCTACCAGTCCGTTCTCCGGCGGCGCCATTCTTGGTGACCGTATTCGTATGAACGACCTGACGTTGGATAAGGGTGTTTATATCCGTAGTATGGGTACACGCGGCAGTCTCGGGGGTTTGTCCCGCAAGACCGCAGATGCGGTTAAACTGATGGATGCTTTCGGTCTCGATGTAATTTTCATCGAAACAGTAGGCGTAGGACAGTCCGAAGTCGATATCGTTAAGAATGCGGATACCACACTTGTTGTGCTCGTACCCGGACTTGGCGACGATATTCAGGCAATCAAGGCTGGTATCCTTGAAATCGGTGACGTATTTGTCATCAATAAATGTGATCGCGACGGCGCAGATCGTTTGAATGTTGAGATCGAAATGATGCTCGATCTGGGCGAAGCTCAGAACTGGCGTCCGCCGATCGAAAGAACGATCGCGAATAAAGACCAGGGTGTAGAAGATGTAGTAACAGCTCTGGGTGATCATAGAAAGTATCTCGAAGAATCCGGCTTGCTGGAAGAACGCAGACGTGAACGCGCACGCAGCGAGATGCTCGAAATGATTCACGACCGCATTTCCCGTCATATTGAAGAAAACCTCTCCAAGACGGGTGAATTCAATGGCTACGTGGAAGACGTATTTGAAAGGAAAACTGATCCATTCACTGTCGTCGATTCCATCGTGGGCAAAATATTCAAATAA
- a CDS encoding cobalamin B12-binding domain-containing protein codes for MADKRIRVLVAKPGLDGHDRGAKVIARALRDAGMEVIYTGLRQTVEQIVEAADAEDVDVVALSLLSGAHNTLFPEVVKALEAKGMGDVLVIGGGVIPAADIPGLEKAGVKAIFTPGTPTKEVIDFIQANVK; via the coding sequence ATGGCAGATAAACGTATCAGAGTACTCGTAGCTAAACCGGGTCTTGATGGACATGATCGCGGCGCAAAGGTTATTGCCCGTGCACTCCGTGATGCAGGCATGGAAGTTATTTACACAGGTCTTCGCCAGACCGTTGAACAGATCGTCGAAGCAGCTGACGCAGAAGACGTTGATGTAGTAGCACTGTCCCTGCTGTCCGGCGCTCACAACACACTGTTCCCGGAAGTTGTCAAAGCTCTTGAAGCTAAAGGCATGGGCGATGTACTCGTAATCGGCGGCGGCGTAATTCCGGCTGCTGATATCCCAGGTCTGGAAAAAGCAGGCGTAAAGGCTATCTTCACACCTGGCACACCAACCAAAGAAGTTATTGACTTCATCCAGGCAAATGTAAAATAA
- a CDS encoding MetQ/NlpA family ABC transporter substrate-binding protein: MNYRKTLAVSLAALAAAGLIAGCGGEKPAASKAAGSASKTTTIKVGVSPVPHEQIVNAVKDQLAKKGINVEIVEFTDYVQPNLALNDKSLDANFFQHKPYLDEFCKSRGLKLASVGAVHLEPMSVFSNKYKSLAELPDGASIAIPNDPTNGGRALLVLQSAGLIKLRDGAPVTATPQDIAENPHNLKFSELEAPQLPRSLADVDAAVININFALEAKLNPKDAIYTESKDSPYANIVAVRAGDENRPEIQELMKALTSPESKKFIEDTYKGAVIPAF; encoded by the coding sequence ATGAACTACCGCAAAACTCTCGCCGTTTCCCTCGCTGCTCTTGCTGCCGCTGGTCTCATCGCCGGCTGCGGCGGAGAAAAACCGGCTGCTTCCAAGGCTGCAGGCTCCGCTTCCAAAACAACGACCATCAAAGTCGGCGTCTCCCCCGTTCCGCATGAACAGATCGTCAATGCAGTGAAGGATCAGCTTGCCAAGAAAGGCATCAATGTAGAAATCGTCGAATTCACTGACTATGTCCAGCCGAACCTGGCCCTGAACGACAAGAGCCTTGACGCAAACTTCTTCCAGCACAAACCATATCTGGATGAATTCTGCAAATCCAGAGGCCTGAAGCTTGCTTCCGTCGGTGCTGTTCATCTTGAACCAATGTCCGTTTTCTCCAATAAGTACAAATCCCTCGCTGAACTGCCGGACGGCGCATCCATTGCCATTCCGAACGATCCGACCAATGGCGGCCGTGCTCTCCTCGTCCTCCAGTCTGCCGGCCTGATCAAACTCCGTGACGGTGCTCCTGTCACTGCTACCCCGCAGGATATTGCTGAAAACCCGCACAACCTGAAGTTCTCCGAACTCGAAGCTCCGCAGCTCCCAAGATCCCTGGCTGACGTCGATGCTGCTGTCATCAACATAAACTTCGCTCTGGAAGCCAAGCTGAATCCGAAGGATGCCATCTACACAGAAAGCAAGGACTCCCCGTACGCTAACATCGTAGCTGTAAGAGCTGGCGATGAAAACCGTCCGGAAATCCAGGAACTGATGAAAGCGCTCACCAGCCCTGAATCCAAGAAATTCATCGAAGACACCTACAAAGGCGCTGTCATTCCTGCATTCTGA
- a CDS encoding acyl-CoA mutase large subunit family protein — protein sequence MSNESLKAKLDAYNAEYAKQTAKHPERVGLKYKNLYTPLDLEGFDYERDLGFPGEYPYTRGVQPTMYRGRLWTMRMYAGFATAEESNKRYRYLIANGGSGLSVAFDLPTQIGYDSDDKMAEGEIGKVGVAIDTLKDMEILFDQIDLGKVSTSMTINAPASVLLAMYIAVAEKQGVPASALRGTIQNDILKEYSARGTYIFPVKPSMRLITNIFEYCSKNVPKWNTISISGYHIREAGSTAAQEIAFTIADGIAYIEAALKAGMHIDEFAPRLSFFWNAHNNVLEEVAKFRASRRLWATILKERFHAEDEKSMKLRFHTQTAGSMLTAQQPNNNIVRVALQTAAAVMGGTQSLHTNSRDEALALPTTESVTIALRTQQIVAYESGLADVVDPLGGSYYVEAMTNAIEAEAKEYIRKIDEMGGAVEAIDKGYIQKEIQDSAYAWQMAVESGEKTIVGVNKFTMEEPPVEGLLKVDSSAGEFQKNKLAKVKAERDNAKVQEELKKLEVAAADEEVNLMPVILDCVRAYCSLGEICGVLRKVFGEYKPHNTL from the coding sequence ATGTCTAACGAATCCCTGAAAGCTAAACTTGATGCCTACAATGCAGAATATGCAAAACAGACGGCAAAACATCCGGAAAGAGTTGGTCTTAAATACAAGAACCTGTACACACCTCTCGATCTCGAAGGTTTTGATTATGAAAGAGACCTCGGTTTCCCGGGCGAATATCCATACACCCGTGGCGTACAGCCGACCATGTATCGTGGCCGTCTCTGGACCATGCGTATGTATGCAGGCTTCGCAACCGCTGAAGAATCCAACAAACGTTATCGTTACCTGATTGCTAACGGCGGATCTGGTCTGTCCGTAGCATTCGACCTTCCAACCCAGATCGGTTATGACTCCGATGATAAGATGGCTGAAGGCGAAATTGGTAAAGTAGGCGTTGCTATTGATACCCTGAAAGATATGGAAATCCTGTTCGATCAGATCGACCTGGGCAAAGTTTCCACATCCATGACCATCAACGCACCGGCATCCGTTCTGCTCGCTATGTACATTGCAGTTGCTGAAAAACAGGGCGTTCCTGCTTCCGCACTCCGCGGCACCATTCAGAACGATATTCTGAAGGAATACTCCGCTCGCGGCACCTACATTTTCCCGGTTAAACCATCCATGCGTTTAATCACCAACATTTTCGAATACTGCTCCAAGAACGTTCCGAAGTGGAACACCATCTCCATTTCCGGTTACCACATCCGTGAAGCTGGTTCCACCGCTGCTCAGGAAATCGCATTCACCATTGCTGATGGTATCGCTTACATCGAAGCAGCTCTGAAAGCTGGCATGCACATCGATGAATTCGCTCCACGTCTGTCCTTCTTCTGGAATGCACACAACAACGTACTCGAAGAAGTCGCTAAATTCCGCGCTTCCCGTCGTCTGTGGGCTACAATTCTGAAAGAAAGATTCCACGCTGAAGACGAAAAATCCATGAAACTGCGTTTCCACACCCAGACCGCAGGCTCCATGCTGACAGCTCAGCAGCCAAACAACAACATCGTTCGTGTTGCTCTGCAGACAGCAGCAGCTGTTATGGGCGGAACCCAGTCCCTGCACACCAACTCCCGCGATGAAGCTCTGGCTCTGCCAACCACTGAATCCGTAACCATCGCTCTGCGTACACAGCAGATCGTTGCTTATGAATCCGGCCTGGCTGACGTAGTTGATCCGCTCGGCGGCTCCTACTATGTTGAAGCTATGACCAACGCTATCGAAGCTGAAGCTAAAGAATACATCAGAAAGATCGATGAAATGGGCGGCGCTGTAGAAGCTATTGATAAAGGCTATATCCAGAAGGAAATTCAGGACTCCGCTTATGCTTGGCAAATGGCTGTTGAATCCGGCGAAAAGACAATCGTTGGCGTCAACAAGTTCACAATGGAAGAACCACCGGTTGAAGGCCTGCTGAAGGTTGACTCCTCCGCTGGTGAATTCCAGAAGAACAAACTGGCTAAAGTTAAAGCAGAACGTGATAACGCTAAGGTTCAGGAAGAACTGAAGAAGCTGGAAGTTGCAGCTGCTGATGAAGAAGTAAACCTGATGCCAGTTATTCTCGACTGCGTACGTGCTTATTGCTCCCTCGGCGAAATCTGCGGAGTACTCCGTAAGGTATTCGGCGAATACAAACCGCACAACACACTTTAA
- a CDS encoding CpXC domain-containing protein, protein MSQSSMSEITCPACGSKHEFKVWDSINTKQDPELKEAVRTGDAFRYTCPDCGATALLNYNFLYHQMEDKYMVFVSVEGDAWNQMMSILSARQKDLPDYTMRIVRSYNDFREKLMILDAGLDDRVVEIIKSSVWHNVEETYADKGIDEILFAMNDDGEHGFLFRSKDKMIASMEFDMDLYKVVKNAAESRLDFYSRGIFVIDRAWADRVVGEMG, encoded by the coding sequence ATGTCACAAAGCTCAATGTCTGAAATCACCTGCCCGGCCTGCGGCAGCAAGCATGAATTCAAAGTCTGGGATAGCATCAATACGAAGCAGGATCCGGAATTGAAGGAAGCCGTCAGGACGGGGGATGCTTTCCGCTATACCTGCCCCGACTGCGGCGCGACTGCTCTCTTGAATTACAATTTCCTGTATCATCAGATGGAAGACAAGTACATGGTCTTCGTATCCGTCGAAGGCGATGCATGGAACCAGATGATGTCCATCCTCTCTGCCCGGCAGAAGGATCTTCCAGACTACACGATGAGAATCGTCCGCTCCTACAACGATTTCCGTGAAAAGCTGATGATCCTTGATGCAGGCCTTGACGACCGCGTCGTGGAAATCATCAAGAGCAGCGTCTGGCACAATGTCGAGGAAACGTATGCCGACAAGGGCATCGATGAAATCCTCTTTGCTATGAATGACGACGGCGAGCATGGATTCCTTTTCAGAAGCAAGGACAAGATGATCGCATCCATGGAATTTGACATGGACCTGTACAAGGTAGTGAAGAATGCGGCTGAATCCAGGCTTGACTTCTATTCCAGAGGCATTTTTGTCATCGACCGCGCATGGGCTGACCGCGTGGTGGGTGAAATGGGCTGA